A single window of Nicotiana tomentosiformis chromosome 1, ASM39032v3, whole genome shotgun sequence DNA harbors:
- the LOC104119787 gene encoding uncharacterized protein isoform X4, with the protein MFRGLLMLNSSKDLAETMITRVAGPSGQWIQQESSQPLILSDGISLHNNVNNHIPVQTSELFSMEFLQDPSSRIVPTVSGFTEKHDKRAGPQSKLRQHPGYEELTGLLGLTRIDSECASDITEFASARGSITEIENGGFVENEHTYNQKVSSCGHVAGGATTMLCYEQATSGPTAPPSSKSESSQSLKSSGLGTSDCSQMGKIKFLCSFGGRILPRPSDGKLRYVGGDTRIISIRKNISWEELMKKTLAICNQPHTFKYQLPGEDLDALISVSSDEDLQNMIEEYYGLEKLGGSQRLRIFLVPLTESDNSCPVDAAVVQPSDPDYQYVAAVNGIVRTSAQENYHEQCVGHEVSKVIPKVDHGNGLYVPPPAQLIGESQNQVMFPNQSTPFSPVLVQQGDYKNDPGNTYKNKSPHGSIECPVSFSSTQSLPENPSGCINVGYYAPQVNLMNLQSPNKKDDVALPSQSSELISHHHGPNRDFVAPTMEQCDASFQQYSFERTEPKERAVLSEKPNDEMDLLLGYTSTVTQNVIPHAFSDSKLQEHGKRSAYCSQEGISSFSSLNFAPAQLSSHGVSAAQQENLGFLHQNTYPVSSLPHIRVLNGELIVANGMAQELPFDSNSVSRCGPVQRNVNGTDSRRNPSEADLENYHPVLKNYMDKNTICEMVNACDVNNALLCHDVKSPDNKSFRTAVVSRKKLPDVNSVILSNNGGDIPGEESQNFDMNFLASASLISTVNERSQRNQFENASAGIEKDEPENNISRVKSSEVAGRISNSETQSHGAETLTDLLPELSDGKNSYHSAMPAAVACPQDIFDKEPLLIFSEELSSSSVGGDGGQLMSSHYLAFRQNPTKDVVFTRELSLIDEEFTNYSDQRVVTSGIGEFSSEKQKIEDAQVRKSIKESQQDPKANGRDIRSPSGDLFTANLLGLDTIGGAVISFSATDGVAFPHDLGLEDANPSDRDKDNLITDAMMAELEADLYGLQIIKNADLEELRELGSGTYGTVYHGKWRGTDVAIKRLKKACFSGRSSQEERLIKDFWREAQILSNLHHPNVVAFYGVVPDGSGGTLATVTEFMANGSLRNVLIKKDSPCVGHLIVTRNF; encoded by the exons ATGTTCAGGGGACTTCTGATGCTAAATTCATCCAAGGATTTAGCTGAAACTATGATCACCAGGGTGGCCGGCCCTTCTGGTCAATGGATCCAGCAAGAATCATCTCAGCCGCTTATCTTGAGTGATGGCATATCTTTACACAATAATGTAAATAACCATATACCTGTACAGACTAGTGAGTTATTTTCTATGGAATTTCTTCAGGATCCTTCTTCCAGAATAGTTCCTACTGTGTCTGGCTTTACTGAGAAGCATGATAAGAGAGCTGGACCTCAAAGTAAGCTAAGACAACATCCGGGTTATGAGGAGCTCACAGGACTACTTGGGTTGACAAGAATAGATTCTGAATGTGCTTCTGACATAACTGAATTTGCTTCTGCAAGAGGGTCTATCACAGAAATCGAAAATGGGGGTTTTGTGGAGAATGAGCATACATATAATCAGAAAGTTAGCTCTTGTGGGCATGTTGCTGGGGGAGCTACTACAATGTTATGCTATGAACAAGCTACTTCAGGGCCAACTGCTCCACCCTCATCTAAATCTGAATCTTCACAGTCACTAAAATCTTCTGGATTAGGAACTTCAGATTGTTCCCAGATGGGAAAAATAAAATTCCTATGCAGTTTTGGTGGTAGAATATTGCCTCGACCCAGTGATGGAAAACTCAGATACGTTGGTGGAGATACACGTATCATTTCCATACGGAAGAATATTTCATGGGAAGAACTTATGAAGAAAACATTGGCCATCTGTAATCAGCCTCACACTTTCAAATACCAGCTTCCAGGAGAGGATCTTGACGCCCTTATATCCGTCTCTTCTGATGAAGATCTTCAAAATATGATAGAGGAATATTATGGCCTCGAGAAGCTCGGGGGCTCCCAAAGGCTTCGAATATTTTTGGTTCCTTTGACTGAATCTGATAACTCATGCCCTGTAGATGCTGCTGTTGTTCAACCAAGTGATCCCGATTATCAATATGTTGCTGCTGTTAATGGCATTGTTCGGACTTCCGCTCAGGAGAATTATCATGAGCAGTGTGTGGGCCATGAAGTCAGCAAGGTGATACCTAAAGTAGACCATGGTAATGGTCTTTATGTCCCACCTCCTGCTCAATTGATTGGTGAATCTCAGAATCAGGTTATGTTTCCCAATCAATCTACTCCTTTTTCTCCTGTGCTTGTTCAACAGGGAGATTACAAGAACGACCCAGGGAACACATACAAGAACAAGTCGCCACATGGTAGTATTGAATGTCCGGTGTCGTTTAGCAGCACCCAATCATTACCTGAAAATCCGAGTGGATGCATTAATGTTGGTTATTATGCCCCACAGGTAAACCTGATGAATTTGCAGAGTCCTAACAAAAAAGATGATGTTGCCCTGCCAAGCCAATCTAGTGAATTGATTTCACATCACCATGGTCCCAACAGAGACTTTGTTGCTCCAACAATGGAACAATGTGATGCAAGCTTTCAACAGTACTCTTTTGAAAGAACAGAACCCAAGGAAAGGGCTGTTCTCTCTGAAAAGCCGAATGATGAAATGGATCTATTGCTGGGATACACTTCAACTGTTACTCAAAATGTAATTCCGCATGCCTTTTCGGATTCAAAACTTCAGGAACATGGAAAAAGATCAGCTTACTGCTCACAAGAGGGAATAAGCTCATTTTCCTCTTTGAACTTTGCACCAGCTCAGTTATCTTCACATGGAGTGTCTGCAGCTCAGCAAGAGAACCTAGGGTTTCTGCATCAGAATACATACCCAGTCAGTTCTCTGCCTCATATTAGGGTATTGAATGGGGAATTAATTGTGGCCAATGGCATGGCGCAAGAGTTGCCTTTCGACTCAAATTCAGTGAGTAGATGTGGACCCGTGCAAAGAAATGTTAATGGTACTGACAGTAGACGCAACCCATCTGAAGCAGATTTGGAAAATTACCATCCCGTTTTGAAAAACTATATGGACAAAAATACAATTTGTGAAATGGTGAATGCATGTGATGTCAATAACGCACTTTTATGTCATGATGTTAAATCACCTGATAACAAGTCATTCAGAACAGCTGTGGTTTCGAGGAAAAAATTGCCTGACGTAAACTCTGTTATACTGTCTAATAATGGAGGTGATATACCGGGTGAAGAATCACAAAATTTTGACATGAATTTCCTTGCATCAGCATCTTTAATTAGTACAGTAAATGAGCGGTCCCAAAGAAATCAATTTGAGAATGCCTCAGCAGGGATAGAAAAGGATGAACCTGAGAACAATATATCCCGGGTCAAGAGCTCTGAAGTTGCTGGGAGGATTTCAAATTCTGAGACACAGTCTCATGGTGCAGAAACTCTGACTGATCTACTGCCTGAGTTGTCTGATGGCAAAAATTCCTATCATTCCGCCATGCCAGCAGCTGTTGCATGTCCTCAAGATATTTTTGATAAAGAACCCTTGCTAATATTCTCCGAGGAATTGTCATCATCATCAGTTGGTGGTGATGGAGGCCAGTTGATGTCCTCGCATTACTTAGCTTTCAGGCAAAACCCAACCAAGGATGTTGTTTTTACGAGAGAACTTTCTCTAATTGATGAAGAATTTACCAATTACAGTGATCAAAGAGTTGTGACTTCTGGCATTGGTGAATTTTCTAGTGAAAAGCAAAAGATAGAAGATGCCCAAGTTAGGAAGAGTATCAAAGAAAGTCAGCAGGATCCGAAGGCAAATGGAAGAGATATTAGATCACCCAGCGGTGACTTATTTACTGCAAATCTCCTAGGTTTGGACACCATTGGTGGTGCAGTCATATCTTTCAGTGCAACAGACGGGGTGGCATTTCCCCATGACTTGGGGTTGGAG GATGCCAACCCCAGTGATAGAGATAAGGATAATTTAATCACTGATGCTATGATGGCTGAACTGGAAGCTGATTTGTATGGTTTGCAG ATCATAAAAAATGCTGACCTAGAAGAATTGAGGGAGTTGGGCTCTGGGACATATGGTACTGTTTACCATGGAAAATGGAGAGGAACAGATGTTGCTATAAAGAGACTCAAGAAAGCATGTTTTTCTGGGAGATCATCACAGGAAGAAAGGCTG ATCAAGGACTTCTGGAGAGAGGCACAGATCCTTTCAAACCTTCATCATCCTAATGTGGTTGCATTTTATGGAGTAGTACCTGATGGGTCAGGGGGAACTTTGGCAACCGTGACTGAATTCATGGCTAATGGATCACTTAGAAATGTTCTTATTAAAAAGGACAG TCCTTGTGTAGGTCACTTGATAGTTACAAGAAACTTCTAA
- the LOC104119787 gene encoding uncharacterized protein isoform X1, producing the protein MFRGLLMLNSSKDLAETMITRVAGPSGQWIQQESSQPLILSDGISLHNNVNNHIPVQTSELFSMEFLQDPSSRIVPTVSGFTEKHDKRAGPQSKLRQHPGYEELTGLLGLTRIDSECASDITEFASARGSITEIENGGFVENEHTYNQKVSSCGHVAGGATTMLCYEQATSGPTAPPSSKSESSQSLKSSGLGTSDCSQMGKIKFLCSFGGRILPRPSDGKLRYVGGDTRIISIRKNISWEELMKKTLAICNQPHTFKYQLPGEDLDALISVSSDEDLQNMIEEYYGLEKLGGSQRLRIFLVPLTESDNSCPVDAAVVQPSDPDYQYVAAVNGIVRTSAQENYHEQCVGHEVSKVIPKVDHGNGLYVPPPAQLIGESQNQVMFPNQSTPFSPVLVQQGDYKNDPGNTYKNKSPHGSIECPVSFSSTQSLPENPSGCINVGYYAPQVNLMNLQSPNKKDDVALPSQSSELISHHHGPNRDFVAPTMEQCDASFQQYSFERTEPKERAVLSEKPNDEMDLLLGYTSTVTQNVIPHAFSDSKLQEHGKRSAYCSQEGISSFSSLNFAPAQLSSHGVSAAQQENLGFLHQNTYPVSSLPHIRVLNGELIVANGMAQELPFDSNSVSRCGPVQRNVNGTDSRRNPSEADLENYHPVLKNYMDKNTICEMVNACDVNNALLCHDVKSPDNKSFRTAVVSRKKLPDVNSVILSNNGGDIPGEESQNFDMNFLASASLISTVNERSQRNQFENASAGIEKDEPENNISRVKSSEVAGRISNSETQSHGAETLTDLLPELSDGKNSYHSAMPAAVACPQDIFDKEPLLIFSEELSSSSVGGDGGQLMSSHYLAFRQNPTKDVVFTRELSLIDEEFTNYSDQRVVTSGIGEFSSEKQKIEDAQVRKSIKESQQDPKANGRDIRSPSGDLFTANLLGLDTIGGAVISFSATDGVAFPHDLGLEDANPSDRDKDNLITDAMMAELEADLYGLQIIKNADLEELRELGSGTYGTVYHGKWRGTDVAIKRLKKACFSGRSSQEERLIKDFWREAQILSNLHHPNVVAFYGVVPDGSGGTLATVTEFMANGSLRNVLIKKDRSLDSYKKLLIAMDAAFGMEYLHSKNIVHFDLKCDNLLVSLRDPQRPICKVGDFGLSRIKRNTLVSGGVRGTLPWMAPELLNGSSNRVSEKVDVFSFGIAMWEILTGEEPYANMHCGAIIGGILKNTLRPPMPERCDPEWRKLMEQCWSADPEARPSFTEIRNRLRSMAAALQAKGNSKSAGRANANTPVCI; encoded by the exons ATGTTCAGGGGACTTCTGATGCTAAATTCATCCAAGGATTTAGCTGAAACTATGATCACCAGGGTGGCCGGCCCTTCTGGTCAATGGATCCAGCAAGAATCATCTCAGCCGCTTATCTTGAGTGATGGCATATCTTTACACAATAATGTAAATAACCATATACCTGTACAGACTAGTGAGTTATTTTCTATGGAATTTCTTCAGGATCCTTCTTCCAGAATAGTTCCTACTGTGTCTGGCTTTACTGAGAAGCATGATAAGAGAGCTGGACCTCAAAGTAAGCTAAGACAACATCCGGGTTATGAGGAGCTCACAGGACTACTTGGGTTGACAAGAATAGATTCTGAATGTGCTTCTGACATAACTGAATTTGCTTCTGCAAGAGGGTCTATCACAGAAATCGAAAATGGGGGTTTTGTGGAGAATGAGCATACATATAATCAGAAAGTTAGCTCTTGTGGGCATGTTGCTGGGGGAGCTACTACAATGTTATGCTATGAACAAGCTACTTCAGGGCCAACTGCTCCACCCTCATCTAAATCTGAATCTTCACAGTCACTAAAATCTTCTGGATTAGGAACTTCAGATTGTTCCCAGATGGGAAAAATAAAATTCCTATGCAGTTTTGGTGGTAGAATATTGCCTCGACCCAGTGATGGAAAACTCAGATACGTTGGTGGAGATACACGTATCATTTCCATACGGAAGAATATTTCATGGGAAGAACTTATGAAGAAAACATTGGCCATCTGTAATCAGCCTCACACTTTCAAATACCAGCTTCCAGGAGAGGATCTTGACGCCCTTATATCCGTCTCTTCTGATGAAGATCTTCAAAATATGATAGAGGAATATTATGGCCTCGAGAAGCTCGGGGGCTCCCAAAGGCTTCGAATATTTTTGGTTCCTTTGACTGAATCTGATAACTCATGCCCTGTAGATGCTGCTGTTGTTCAACCAAGTGATCCCGATTATCAATATGTTGCTGCTGTTAATGGCATTGTTCGGACTTCCGCTCAGGAGAATTATCATGAGCAGTGTGTGGGCCATGAAGTCAGCAAGGTGATACCTAAAGTAGACCATGGTAATGGTCTTTATGTCCCACCTCCTGCTCAATTGATTGGTGAATCTCAGAATCAGGTTATGTTTCCCAATCAATCTACTCCTTTTTCTCCTGTGCTTGTTCAACAGGGAGATTACAAGAACGACCCAGGGAACACATACAAGAACAAGTCGCCACATGGTAGTATTGAATGTCCGGTGTCGTTTAGCAGCACCCAATCATTACCTGAAAATCCGAGTGGATGCATTAATGTTGGTTATTATGCCCCACAGGTAAACCTGATGAATTTGCAGAGTCCTAACAAAAAAGATGATGTTGCCCTGCCAAGCCAATCTAGTGAATTGATTTCACATCACCATGGTCCCAACAGAGACTTTGTTGCTCCAACAATGGAACAATGTGATGCAAGCTTTCAACAGTACTCTTTTGAAAGAACAGAACCCAAGGAAAGGGCTGTTCTCTCTGAAAAGCCGAATGATGAAATGGATCTATTGCTGGGATACACTTCAACTGTTACTCAAAATGTAATTCCGCATGCCTTTTCGGATTCAAAACTTCAGGAACATGGAAAAAGATCAGCTTACTGCTCACAAGAGGGAATAAGCTCATTTTCCTCTTTGAACTTTGCACCAGCTCAGTTATCTTCACATGGAGTGTCTGCAGCTCAGCAAGAGAACCTAGGGTTTCTGCATCAGAATACATACCCAGTCAGTTCTCTGCCTCATATTAGGGTATTGAATGGGGAATTAATTGTGGCCAATGGCATGGCGCAAGAGTTGCCTTTCGACTCAAATTCAGTGAGTAGATGTGGACCCGTGCAAAGAAATGTTAATGGTACTGACAGTAGACGCAACCCATCTGAAGCAGATTTGGAAAATTACCATCCCGTTTTGAAAAACTATATGGACAAAAATACAATTTGTGAAATGGTGAATGCATGTGATGTCAATAACGCACTTTTATGTCATGATGTTAAATCACCTGATAACAAGTCATTCAGAACAGCTGTGGTTTCGAGGAAAAAATTGCCTGACGTAAACTCTGTTATACTGTCTAATAATGGAGGTGATATACCGGGTGAAGAATCACAAAATTTTGACATGAATTTCCTTGCATCAGCATCTTTAATTAGTACAGTAAATGAGCGGTCCCAAAGAAATCAATTTGAGAATGCCTCAGCAGGGATAGAAAAGGATGAACCTGAGAACAATATATCCCGGGTCAAGAGCTCTGAAGTTGCTGGGAGGATTTCAAATTCTGAGACACAGTCTCATGGTGCAGAAACTCTGACTGATCTACTGCCTGAGTTGTCTGATGGCAAAAATTCCTATCATTCCGCCATGCCAGCAGCTGTTGCATGTCCTCAAGATATTTTTGATAAAGAACCCTTGCTAATATTCTCCGAGGAATTGTCATCATCATCAGTTGGTGGTGATGGAGGCCAGTTGATGTCCTCGCATTACTTAGCTTTCAGGCAAAACCCAACCAAGGATGTTGTTTTTACGAGAGAACTTTCTCTAATTGATGAAGAATTTACCAATTACAGTGATCAAAGAGTTGTGACTTCTGGCATTGGTGAATTTTCTAGTGAAAAGCAAAAGATAGAAGATGCCCAAGTTAGGAAGAGTATCAAAGAAAGTCAGCAGGATCCGAAGGCAAATGGAAGAGATATTAGATCACCCAGCGGTGACTTATTTACTGCAAATCTCCTAGGTTTGGACACCATTGGTGGTGCAGTCATATCTTTCAGTGCAACAGACGGGGTGGCATTTCCCCATGACTTGGGGTTGGAG GATGCCAACCCCAGTGATAGAGATAAGGATAATTTAATCACTGATGCTATGATGGCTGAACTGGAAGCTGATTTGTATGGTTTGCAG ATCATAAAAAATGCTGACCTAGAAGAATTGAGGGAGTTGGGCTCTGGGACATATGGTACTGTTTACCATGGAAAATGGAGAGGAACAGATGTTGCTATAAAGAGACTCAAGAAAGCATGTTTTTCTGGGAGATCATCACAGGAAGAAAGGCTG ATCAAGGACTTCTGGAGAGAGGCACAGATCCTTTCAAACCTTCATCATCCTAATGTGGTTGCATTTTATGGAGTAGTACCTGATGGGTCAGGGGGAACTTTGGCAACCGTGACTGAATTCATGGCTAATGGATCACTTAGAAATGTTCTTATTAAAAAGGACAG GTCACTTGATAGTTACAAGAAACTTCTAATTGCCATGGATGCTGCTTTTGGGATGGAGTATTTGCACTCAAAAAATATCGTCCACTTTGATCTAAAATGTGACAATTTGTTAGTCAGTCTGAGGGATCCACAGCGACCCATATGCAAG GTTGGAGATTTTGGACTGTCAAGAATTAAACGCAATACTCTCGTATCTGGAGGTGTACGAGGTACTCTTCCCTGGATGGCACCTGAACTGTTAAATGGTAGCAGTAACCGAGTATCTGAGAAG
- the LOC104119787 gene encoding uncharacterized protein isoform X3, whose product MFRGLLMLNSSKDLAETMITRVAGPSGQWIQQESSQPLILSDGISLHNNVNNHIPVQTSELFSMEFLQDPSSRIVPTVSGFTEKHDKRAGPQSKLRQHPGYEELTGLLGLTRIDSECASDITEFASARGSITEIENGGFVENEHTYNQKVSSCGHVAGGATTMLCYEQATSGPTAPPSSKSESSQSLKSSGLGTSDCSQMGKIKFLCSFGGRILPRPSDGKLRYVGGDTRIISIRKNISWEELMKKTLAICNQPHTFKYQLPGEDLDALISVSSDEDLQNMIEEYYGLEKLGGSQRLRIFLVPLTESDNSCPVDAAVVQPSDPDYQYVAAVNGIVRTSAQENYHEQCVGHEVSKVIPKVDHGNGLYVPPPAQLIGESQNQVNLMNLQSPNKKDDVALPSQSSELISHHHGPNRDFVAPTMEQCDASFQQYSFERTEPKERAVLSEKPNDEMDLLLGYTSTVTQNVIPHAFSDSKLQEHGKRSAYCSQEGISSFSSLNFAPAQLSSHGVSAAQQENLGFLHQNTYPVSSLPHIRVLNGELIVANGMAQELPFDSNSVSRCGPVQRNVNGTDSRRNPSEADLENYHPVLKNYMDKNTICEMVNACDVNNALLCHDVKSPDNKSFRTAVVSRKKLPDVNSVILSNNGGDIPGEESQNFDMNFLASASLISTVNERSQRNQFENASAGIEKDEPENNISRVKSSEVAGRISNSETQSHGAETLTDLLPELSDGKNSYHSAMPAAVACPQDIFDKEPLLIFSEELSSSSVGGDGGQLMSSHYLAFRQNPTKDVVFTRELSLIDEEFTNYSDQRVVTSGIGEFSSEKQKIEDAQVRKSIKESQQDPKANGRDIRSPSGDLFTANLLGLDTIGGAVISFSATDGVAFPHDLGLEDANPSDRDKDNLITDAMMAELEADLYGLQIIKNADLEELRELGSGTYGTVYHGKWRGTDVAIKRLKKACFSGRSSQEERLIKDFWREAQILSNLHHPNVVAFYGVVPDGSGGTLATVTEFMANGSLRNVLIKKDRSLDSYKKLLIAMDAAFGMEYLHSKNIVHFDLKCDNLLVSLRDPQRPICKVGDFGLSRIKRNTLVSGGVRGTLPWMAPELLNGSSNRVSEKVDVFSFGIAMWEILTGEEPYANMHCGAIIGGILKNTLRPPMPERCDPEWRKLMEQCWSADPEARPSFTEIRNRLRSMAAALQAKGNSKSAGRANANTPVCI is encoded by the exons ATGTTCAGGGGACTTCTGATGCTAAATTCATCCAAGGATTTAGCTGAAACTATGATCACCAGGGTGGCCGGCCCTTCTGGTCAATGGATCCAGCAAGAATCATCTCAGCCGCTTATCTTGAGTGATGGCATATCTTTACACAATAATGTAAATAACCATATACCTGTACAGACTAGTGAGTTATTTTCTATGGAATTTCTTCAGGATCCTTCTTCCAGAATAGTTCCTACTGTGTCTGGCTTTACTGAGAAGCATGATAAGAGAGCTGGACCTCAAAGTAAGCTAAGACAACATCCGGGTTATGAGGAGCTCACAGGACTACTTGGGTTGACAAGAATAGATTCTGAATGTGCTTCTGACATAACTGAATTTGCTTCTGCAAGAGGGTCTATCACAGAAATCGAAAATGGGGGTTTTGTGGAGAATGAGCATACATATAATCAGAAAGTTAGCTCTTGTGGGCATGTTGCTGGGGGAGCTACTACAATGTTATGCTATGAACAAGCTACTTCAGGGCCAACTGCTCCACCCTCATCTAAATCTGAATCTTCACAGTCACTAAAATCTTCTGGATTAGGAACTTCAGATTGTTCCCAGATGGGAAAAATAAAATTCCTATGCAGTTTTGGTGGTAGAATATTGCCTCGACCCAGTGATGGAAAACTCAGATACGTTGGTGGAGATACACGTATCATTTCCATACGGAAGAATATTTCATGGGAAGAACTTATGAAGAAAACATTGGCCATCTGTAATCAGCCTCACACTTTCAAATACCAGCTTCCAGGAGAGGATCTTGACGCCCTTATATCCGTCTCTTCTGATGAAGATCTTCAAAATATGATAGAGGAATATTATGGCCTCGAGAAGCTCGGGGGCTCCCAAAGGCTTCGAATATTTTTGGTTCCTTTGACTGAATCTGATAACTCATGCCCTGTAGATGCTGCTGTTGTTCAACCAAGTGATCCCGATTATCAATATGTTGCTGCTGTTAATGGCATTGTTCGGACTTCCGCTCAGGAGAATTATCATGAGCAGTGTGTGGGCCATGAAGTCAGCAAGGTGATACCTAAAGTAGACCATGGTAATGGTCTTTATGTCCCACCTCCTGCTCAATTGATTGGTGAATCTCAGAATCAG GTAAACCTGATGAATTTGCAGAGTCCTAACAAAAAAGATGATGTTGCCCTGCCAAGCCAATCTAGTGAATTGATTTCACATCACCATGGTCCCAACAGAGACTTTGTTGCTCCAACAATGGAACAATGTGATGCAAGCTTTCAACAGTACTCTTTTGAAAGAACAGAACCCAAGGAAAGGGCTGTTCTCTCTGAAAAGCCGAATGATGAAATGGATCTATTGCTGGGATACACTTCAACTGTTACTCAAAATGTAATTCCGCATGCCTTTTCGGATTCAAAACTTCAGGAACATGGAAAAAGATCAGCTTACTGCTCACAAGAGGGAATAAGCTCATTTTCCTCTTTGAACTTTGCACCAGCTCAGTTATCTTCACATGGAGTGTCTGCAGCTCAGCAAGAGAACCTAGGGTTTCTGCATCAGAATACATACCCAGTCAGTTCTCTGCCTCATATTAGGGTATTGAATGGGGAATTAATTGTGGCCAATGGCATGGCGCAAGAGTTGCCTTTCGACTCAAATTCAGTGAGTAGATGTGGACCCGTGCAAAGAAATGTTAATGGTACTGACAGTAGACGCAACCCATCTGAAGCAGATTTGGAAAATTACCATCCCGTTTTGAAAAACTATATGGACAAAAATACAATTTGTGAAATGGTGAATGCATGTGATGTCAATAACGCACTTTTATGTCATGATGTTAAATCACCTGATAACAAGTCATTCAGAACAGCTGTGGTTTCGAGGAAAAAATTGCCTGACGTAAACTCTGTTATACTGTCTAATAATGGAGGTGATATACCGGGTGAAGAATCACAAAATTTTGACATGAATTTCCTTGCATCAGCATCTTTAATTAGTACAGTAAATGAGCGGTCCCAAAGAAATCAATTTGAGAATGCCTCAGCAGGGATAGAAAAGGATGAACCTGAGAACAATATATCCCGGGTCAAGAGCTCTGAAGTTGCTGGGAGGATTTCAAATTCTGAGACACAGTCTCATGGTGCAGAAACTCTGACTGATCTACTGCCTGAGTTGTCTGATGGCAAAAATTCCTATCATTCCGCCATGCCAGCAGCTGTTGCATGTCCTCAAGATATTTTTGATAAAGAACCCTTGCTAATATTCTCCGAGGAATTGTCATCATCATCAGTTGGTGGTGATGGAGGCCAGTTGATGTCCTCGCATTACTTAGCTTTCAGGCAAAACCCAACCAAGGATGTTGTTTTTACGAGAGAACTTTCTCTAATTGATGAAGAATTTACCAATTACAGTGATCAAAGAGTTGTGACTTCTGGCATTGGTGAATTTTCTAGTGAAAAGCAAAAGATAGAAGATGCCCAAGTTAGGAAGAGTATCAAAGAAAGTCAGCAGGATCCGAAGGCAAATGGAAGAGATATTAGATCACCCAGCGGTGACTTATTTACTGCAAATCTCCTAGGTTTGGACACCATTGGTGGTGCAGTCATATCTTTCAGTGCAACAGACGGGGTGGCATTTCCCCATGACTTGGGGTTGGAG GATGCCAACCCCAGTGATAGAGATAAGGATAATTTAATCACTGATGCTATGATGGCTGAACTGGAAGCTGATTTGTATGGTTTGCAG ATCATAAAAAATGCTGACCTAGAAGAATTGAGGGAGTTGGGCTCTGGGACATATGGTACTGTTTACCATGGAAAATGGAGAGGAACAGATGTTGCTATAAAGAGACTCAAGAAAGCATGTTTTTCTGGGAGATCATCACAGGAAGAAAGGCTG ATCAAGGACTTCTGGAGAGAGGCACAGATCCTTTCAAACCTTCATCATCCTAATGTGGTTGCATTTTATGGAGTAGTACCTGATGGGTCAGGGGGAACTTTGGCAACCGTGACTGAATTCATGGCTAATGGATCACTTAGAAATGTTCTTATTAAAAAGGACAG GTCACTTGATAGTTACAAGAAACTTCTAATTGCCATGGATGCTGCTTTTGGGATGGAGTATTTGCACTCAAAAAATATCGTCCACTTTGATCTAAAATGTGACAATTTGTTAGTCAGTCTGAGGGATCCACAGCGACCCATATGCAAG GTTGGAGATTTTGGACTGTCAAGAATTAAACGCAATACTCTCGTATCTGGAGGTGTACGAGGTACTCTTCCCTGGATGGCACCTGAACTGTTAAATGGTAGCAGTAACCGAGTATCTGAGAAG